In the Dioscorea cayenensis subsp. rotundata cultivar TDr96_F1 chromosome 12, TDr96_F1_v2_PseudoChromosome.rev07_lg8_w22 25.fasta, whole genome shotgun sequence genome, one interval contains:
- the LOC120273386 gene encoding mitochondrial import inner membrane translocase subunit TIM10 isoform X1, whose product MAGNNSNAASVNLEKEQIFGMAEKEMEYRVDLFNRLTQTCFEKCIEKRYKEPELNMGENSCIDRCVSKYWQVTNLIGQLLGSNRPPM is encoded by the exons atgGCGGGTAACAACAGCAATGCCGCCTCTGTAAATCTTGAAAAAGAGCAG ATCTTTGGAATGGCAGAGAAAGAGATGGAGTACAGGGTAGATCTTTTTAACAG GCTTACTCAGACATGTTTTGAAAAATGTATTGAGAAAAG GTACAAGGAACCTGAACTGAATATGGGTGAAAACAGCTGCATCGATCGATGTGTTTCAAAATACTGGCAG GTAACGAACTTGATAGGTCAGCTTCTTGGCTCCAACCGACCACCAATGTGA
- the LOC120273386 gene encoding mitochondrial import inner membrane translocase subunit TIM10 isoform X2, producing the protein MAGNNSNAASVNLEKEQIFGMAEKEMEYRVDLFNRYKEPELNMGENSCIDRCVSKYWQVTNLIGQLLGSNRPPM; encoded by the exons atgGCGGGTAACAACAGCAATGCCGCCTCTGTAAATCTTGAAAAAGAGCAG ATCTTTGGAATGGCAGAGAAAGAGATGGAGTACAGGGTAGATCTTTTTAACAG GTACAAGGAACCTGAACTGAATATGGGTGAAAACAGCTGCATCGATCGATGTGTTTCAAAATACTGGCAG GTAACGAACTTGATAGGTCAGCTTCTTGGCTCCAACCGACCACCAATGTGA
- the LOC120273851 gene encoding uncharacterized protein LOC120273851, which produces MAEMGQASCEDIERGPHRRSFNGDDSDGSHCSSDAEEQSWHSPYNANCAASPYAVFRASCASSDHETDVASEPCRNSCFSESSLEIDLESGVTEVKVNLTKVVEKDCRICHLGLQSAACESGVAIELGCSCKGDLASAHKQCAEKWFKIKGNKTCEICGSSAQNVAGVADIQTEHTEEWNETNNNSNNTGTGAAAASENRRFWQGHRFVNFLLACMVFAFVISWLFHFNVPG; this is translated from the exons ATGGCAGAGATGGGTCAGGCTTCTTGCGAGGATATAGAAAGAGGGCCTCACCGGCGGTCCTTTAATGGCGATGACAGTGATGGCAGCCACTGTTCTTCCGATGCTGAAGAGCAGTCCTGGCATTCACCTTACAATGCAAACTGTGCCGCTTCACCATATGCTGTGTTTCGGGCTTCATGTGCATCATCAGATCATGAGACTGATGTAGCATCAGAGCCTTGCAGAAACTCCTGTTTCTCGGAGTCTTCCCTTGAGATTGATTTGGAGAGTGGGGTGACTGAGGTTAAGGTGAATTTGACCAAAGTTGTGGAGAAGGATTGCAGGATCTGTCATCTTGGTTTACAAAGTGCTGCCTGTGAATCTGGCGTTGCTATTGAATTGGGTTGCTCTTGCAAGGGTGATTTGGCTTCTGCCCACAAACAATGCGCTGAAAAATGGTTCAAAATCAAAGGAAACAA GACCTGCGAAATATGTGGCTCAAGTGCGCAAAATGTTGCCGGTGTGGCGGACATTCAGACGGAGCATACTGAAGAGTGGAACGAGACCAACAATAATAGCAACAATACTGGTACAGGTGCTGCAGCAGCATCGGAGAATAGGAGATTTTGGCAAGGCCACCGTTTTGTCAATTTCTTGCTTGCTTGTATGGTCTTCGCCTTTGTTATCTCCTGGCTTTTCCACTTCAATGTCCCCGGCTGA
- the LOC120273940 gene encoding LOW QUALITY PROTEIN: laccase-7-like (The sequence of the model RefSeq protein was modified relative to this genomic sequence to represent the inferred CDS: inserted 2 bases in 1 codon): protein MTKFIFLLACVIAFISSWAHCSVVEHTFNVGNLKVRRLCSNASITAVNGQFPGPTIHVQEGDKLIVHVVNDSPYNISIHWHGIFQLLSAWADGPSYVTQCPILPGNKYTYKFDIIGQEGTLWWHAHFSSLRTTVYGALIIQPRAGPNAYPFAKPYKEVPIILGEWWKSNMADLQEVSMNAGGIAPVSDAYTINGRMGDLYCCSRKHTYKLEVVAGKTYMLRIINSALNNQLFFKIAGHNFTVVAVDASYTMPYPTDVLVLAPGQTVDALMVADAPPDDRYYMAARAYISAAGPPNAPFDNTTTTGILQYKYSNYVPEPPSTNISTSIVMPFMPAFNDTPTAHNFYSSLTGLIKXPGMPLVPLHVDEKMFMTSGLGVMPCQPDQTNCSTFQVLGNVNNISFQFPTRMSLLEAHFNGVQGIYTRDFPDKPPLVFDYTNNSLSATLPLIMTTTGTKLKRLKYNSTVEVVLQNTALIAAESHPLHIHGFNFFVLAQGFGNYNEESAQKMFNLVHPQVRNTIAVPPAGWAVIRFTANNPGVWLVHCHLDVHLPIGLAMALEVENGPAPYSNLPPPPPDFPAC, encoded by the exons ATGACAAAGTTTATTTTCCTCTTAGCATGCGTAATTGCTTTCATCAGTTCCTGGGCTCATTGCTCGGTTGTGGAGCACACTTTTAAT GTGGGTAATCTGAAGGTAAGAAGGCTATGCAGCAATGCTAGTATTACTGCCGTTAATGGCCAATTTCCTGGTCCAACAATACATGTGCAAGAAGGCGACAAGCTCATTGTGCATGTGGTCAACGATTCACCTTATAACATTAGCATACATTG GCATGGCATCTTTCAACTACTGAGTGCCTGGGCTGATGGACCTAGCTATGTGACACAGTGTCCCATCCTTCCTGGTAACAAATATACATACAAATTCGACATCATAGGTCAAGAGGGAACTTTATGGTGGCATGCCCATTTCTCATCCCTCAGAACTACAGTCTACGGTGCTCTTATCATCCAACCTAGAGCTGGACCTAATGCATACCCATTCGCTAAACCTTACAAGGAAGTTCCAATCATCCTAG gAGAATGGTGGAAATCTAACATGGCGGATTTACAAGAGGTGTCCATGAACGCCGGTGGCATAGCACCCGTATCAGATGCTTATACAATCAATGGCCGCATGGGTGATCTATATTGTTGTTCAAGAAAAC ACACGTACAAGCTTGAAGTTGTGGCCGGGAAGACATACATGCTACGTATCATCAACTCTGCACTCAATAACCAGCTCTTCTTCAAGATAGCTGGGCACAACTTCACTGTTGTGGCAGTGGATGCTAGTTACACCATGCCTTACCCCACTGATGTGCTGGTCTTGGCTCCCGGACAAACAGTGGATGCCCTCATGGTCGCCGATGCTCCTCCAGATGATCGATACTATATGGCAGCCAGAGCGTACATAAGTGCAGCCGGCCCTCCTAACGCCCCCTTCgacaacaccaccaccactgGCATTCTTCAGTATAAATACTCCAATTATGTACCGGAACCACCATCAACCAATATTAGTACTAGTATTGTTATGCCCTTCATGCCTGCTTTCAATGACACACCCACTGCTCACAACTTCTACTCCAGCTTAACCGGACTTATTAA GCCAGGGATGCCTTTAGTTCCCCTTCATGTCGATGAGAAAATGTTTATGACCTCTGGCCTTGGGGTTATGCCTTGCCAACCTGATCAGACCAACTGCAGCACATTTCAAGTGCTTGGCAACGTGAACAACATATCCTTCCAGTTTCCCACAAGGATGTCCTTGTTAGAGGCACACTTCAATGGCGTCCAGGGGATCTACACTAGGGATTTTCCTGACAAACCTCCCTTGGTGTTTGACTACACCAACAACTCATTGAGTGCTACCCTGCCTTTGATAATGACAACAACTGGCACTAAGCTGAAAAGGTTGAAATACAACTCTACAGTTGAAGTTGTACTTCAAAACACAGCATTAATTGCAGCCGAAAGTCATCCGTTGCATATCCATGGTTTCAATTTCTTTGTCCTGGCCCAAGGTTTTGGAAACTACAACGAGGAGTCAGCACAGAAGATGTTCAATTTGGTGCATCCGCAGGTCAGGAACACCATTGCTGTTCCACCTGCTGGCTGGGCAGTCATCAGGTTCACAGCAAATAATCCAG GTGTTTGGCTGGTACACTGTCACCTGGATGTCCACCTTCCCATAGGTTTGGCTATGGCTTTGGAGGTTGAGAATGGACCTGCACCTTATTCGAACCTCCCTCCACCACCTCCAGACTTCCCTGCCTGctag